The proteins below come from a single Nocardioides eburneiflavus genomic window:
- a CDS encoding EamA family transporter: MTTRARRDLLGPVGLVLGGILSVQVGAAIAKGLFGEISPTAMVWLRLATSAIVLGAVVQPRMRGRTRQDWLVVLGFGTSLATMNWAIYQSFSRIPLGIAVTIEFIGPLTLAVLGSRRVRDLLWVLLAGVGVAFLGFQRTGLDPAGVLYALLAGAAWAAYILLSASTGRRWDGFDGLAVASIVAAFAMTLPALLTAGTSLWDGRILLIGALVGLLSSVIPYSCELVALRSLRPAVFGILMSLEPAAAALAAIVVLQEHLSPVQWLAIACVVVASIGATRSGAGPGEAPGHHDDERSTAPGTLAT, from the coding sequence GTGACCACTCGAGCCCGCAGGGACCTGCTGGGCCCCGTCGGCCTGGTCCTCGGCGGCATCCTCTCGGTCCAGGTCGGGGCCGCGATCGCCAAGGGGCTCTTCGGCGAGATCTCCCCCACCGCGATGGTCTGGCTGCGCCTGGCCACCAGCGCCATCGTCCTGGGTGCCGTCGTCCAACCACGCATGCGCGGCCGGACCCGACAGGACTGGCTGGTCGTCCTCGGCTTCGGCACCAGCCTGGCCACCATGAACTGGGCCATCTACCAGTCCTTCTCCCGCATCCCGCTGGGCATCGCGGTGACCATCGAGTTCATCGGCCCACTCACGCTGGCAGTCCTGGGGTCGCGACGCGTGCGGGACCTGCTGTGGGTGCTGCTCGCGGGCGTCGGCGTCGCGTTCCTCGGGTTCCAGCGCACCGGGCTCGACCCCGCCGGCGTGCTGTACGCCCTGCTTGCCGGTGCGGCCTGGGCGGCGTACATCCTGCTCAGCGCGAGCACCGGACGGCGCTGGGACGGGTTCGACGGACTCGCGGTTGCGAGCATCGTCGCCGCCTTCGCGATGACGCTGCCGGCGCTGCTGACGGCCGGTACGTCGCTCTGGGACGGCCGCATCCTCCTCATCGGCGCGCTCGTCGGCCTGCTCAGCTCGGTCATCCCCTACAGCTGCGAGCTCGTGGCGCTGCGCAGCCTGCGGCCCGCGGTCTTCGGGATCCTGATGAGCCTCGAGCCGGCCGCGGCGGCACTGGCCGCGATCGTCGTGCTCCAGGAGCACCTGTCGCCGGTGCAGTGGCTCGCCATCGCGTGCGTCGTGGTGGCATCGATCGGGGCGACCCGGTCGGGGGCGGGGCCCGGGGAGGCGCCCGGCCACCACGACGACGAGCGTTCGACCGCACCCGGCACACTGGCGACATGA
- a CDS encoding PadR family transcriptional regulator — protein MSQDIPVTGYAILGLLTFGDELTGYEIKQRADVTLRFYWVSPAMSQIYTELRRLAEHGLVRADSRSDGGRDVTSYAITPAGQDALKRWMDDTPAGFPVLKHPVLLRLLVGHATEPEQSRRMLHDYLRELDAALHDLGEVRESLRGADGRGEPFRFPSLVADWGLDYFAAEARHARRALESLDETGDETERASE, from the coding sequence ATGAGTCAAGACATCCCGGTCACGGGCTACGCGATCCTCGGCCTCCTCACGTTCGGCGACGAGCTGACGGGGTACGAGATCAAGCAGCGCGCCGACGTCACCCTCCGCTTCTACTGGGTGTCGCCCGCGATGAGCCAGATCTACACGGAGCTGCGCCGCTTGGCCGAGCATGGCCTCGTACGGGCCGACTCCCGCTCCGACGGCGGACGTGACGTGACGTCGTACGCCATCACCCCGGCCGGGCAGGACGCCCTGAAGCGCTGGATGGACGACACCCCGGCGGGCTTCCCGGTCCTCAAGCACCCCGTCCTGCTCCGCCTGCTCGTCGGCCATGCGACGGAGCCCGAGCAGTCGCGGCGGATGCTGCACGACTACCTCCGCGAGCTCGACGCTGCCCTGCACGACCTCGGCGAGGTCCGCGAGTCGTTGCGTGGTGCGGACGGACGCGGTGAGCCCTTCCGGTTCCCGTCGCTGGTCGCGGACTGGGGCCTCGACTACTTCGCGGCGGAGGCGCGCCACGCCCGGCGCGCCCTCGAGAGCCTTGACGAGACCGGCGACGAGACTGAGCGCGCGTCTGAATAG
- a CDS encoding PQQ-dependent sugar dehydrogenase, translating into MSRVDGRWRAALGSLALTLAVSGCASDSAEPIPRVTQPTDLPSQPTPSETTPDPPTGARDPEVVDVLAERLEVPWGVDFLPDGAAVVTERISGRVLRVPPDGRVSVLGAITAAVPQGEAGLLGTAVSPDFATDRTLFFYLTTGSDNRVLRARLEGSRLGASSVVLDGIPAGFIHDGGRIAFGPDGHLYVTTGETGNPELAQDPASLAGKILRITADGEPAPGNPDPGSPVWSLGHRNVQGLAWDDEGRLWASEFGDSAWDELNLIEKGGNYGWPRVEGTGGGPDFVDPQLVWPVEQASPSGLAYAGGHLWMAGLRGQRLWRIRVSADGGATRPQAYFTEEYGRLRTVAAAPDSLLWLTTSNRDGRGTPTPDDDRIIRVRP; encoded by the coding sequence ATGAGCAGGGTCGACGGGAGATGGCGCGCGGCGCTCGGATCGCTCGCCCTCACGCTGGCCGTCTCCGGCTGCGCGAGCGACTCCGCGGAACCGATCCCGCGGGTCACCCAGCCGACCGACCTGCCCAGCCAGCCGACACCCAGCGAGACGACACCCGACCCGCCCACGGGCGCCCGCGACCCGGAAGTGGTCGACGTCCTCGCCGAGCGCCTCGAGGTGCCGTGGGGCGTCGACTTCCTCCCCGACGGCGCGGCCGTGGTCACCGAGCGCATCTCCGGCCGCGTCCTGCGCGTCCCCCCCGACGGCCGCGTCAGCGTCCTCGGCGCGATCACCGCGGCGGTCCCCCAGGGCGAGGCCGGACTGCTCGGCACCGCCGTGTCCCCCGACTTCGCCACCGACCGGACACTGTTCTTCTACCTCACCACGGGCTCCGACAACCGGGTGCTCAGGGCCCGGCTCGAGGGTTCGCGGCTCGGCGCGAGCAGCGTCGTCCTCGACGGCATCCCGGCGGGCTTCATCCACGACGGCGGACGCATCGCGTTCGGCCCTGACGGCCACCTCTACGTGACCACCGGCGAGACGGGGAACCCCGAGCTGGCCCAGGACCCCGCCAGCCTGGCCGGGAAGATCCTGCGGATCACCGCCGACGGCGAGCCCGCTCCCGGCAACCCCGACCCCGGCTCCCCCGTCTGGTCGCTCGGCCACCGCAACGTCCAGGGCCTGGCGTGGGACGACGAGGGCCGGCTGTGGGCCTCCGAGTTCGGCGACTCCGCTTGGGACGAGCTCAACCTCATCGAGAAGGGCGGCAACTACGGCTGGCCCCGCGTCGAGGGCACGGGCGGCGGCCCGGACTTCGTCGACCCCCAGCTCGTGTGGCCTGTCGAGCAGGCCTCGCCGAGCGGGCTGGCGTACGCAGGCGGACACCTCTGGATGGCCGGCCTCCGCGGCCAGCGGCTGTGGCGGATCCGGGTCTCGGCCGACGGTGGGGCGACCCGACCGCAGGCGTACTTCACCGAGGAGTACGGCCGGCTGCGCACGGTGGCCGCGGCGCCGGACAGCCTGCTCTGGCTGACCACCTCGAACCGGGACGGCCGCGGCACCCCCACCCCGGACGACGACCGGATCATCCGGGTCCGGCCCTGA